A stretch of DNA from Kangiella sediminilitoris:
TTCGAGTGCTTTTGTGACATCGGCGGTCTGAACTTTTTCTTCTTCAGAGAAGAGTTGCACCATACGCTCTTTAGACAGTGAGCTGCCAGCCGCCATTAGCGCAGCTTCAATAACGCATTTTATTTTTTCTATATTCATACTCATGCTTGATCGCTTGTGGTCTCTACTTCAGCCAATACTTCATCAATATCTTCTTCACCTTCCAGACTACCATCAGTCTTAGCTCTGACATGAATCGGTCCATAGTTATCAGCCTGAATAATTTCTAACAACGACTCTTTACTCAGCTCCATGATGGCAAGGAAAGTTACTACAACTCCTGCGCGGCCCTCACTTGGGTCGAATAACTTAGCAAAATCCGTAAAGCTTTTTGCTGATACCCGTTCTAAAACCTTACCCATTCGCTCACGAACTGATAAAGCCTCAAACTTCACCTGATGGCTGGAAAACATTTCAGCCCGTTTTAATACATCCCTCAACGCCACCATCAGCTCTTTCATATCAACTTCAGGTTCAGGCTTGATGATATTCATATCTGGCTTTTTGACACTAACAGAATAAACATCACGCCCCATCCGAGGAAGCTCATCAATATCCTCAGCAGCTTGTTTAAACTGCTCATACTCCTGCAAACGTCGAATAAGATCCGCACGAGGGTCGTCCTCATCATCTTCCTCGACTTCAGGCCTTGGAAGAAGGACTCTACTCTTGATCTCGGCCAGCATCGCAGCCATAACAAGATACTCAGCTGCTAACTCAAGCTGTAGTGACTTCATTAATTCGACATACTCCATATATTGCTCAGTAATATGAGCAATAGGAATATTTAGAATATCGAGGTTTTGGCGCTTAATTAAATAGAGTAATAGATCGAGTGGACCTTCAAAGGCTTCTAGAAACACTTCCAAAGCATCAGGCGGGATATACAGATCTTGAGGAAACTCCTCAACTTGCTCCCCATCAACCAAAGCGAATGGCATCTCTTCCTGCATATGATCAGGGTTTGGATGTTTTTGCTCTACAGTATCATTCTGCTCTTGGTTGGATTCGCCTGTCGACTCTGTCATCTATTCAGTCTCATTTATTTATAGGAAAGTCCCATCGCTTGACGTACATCATCCATAGTTTCTTTGGCAGCGTCTCTCGCTCGGTCGCACCCCTCTGAAACAATATTACGCACTATTTCAGGACTATCAACATACTCTTGGGCACGTTCAACAAACTGTTGCTGCTCAGCGCACACGCCATCAATAACGGGTTGCTTACATTCTACACAGCCAATACCAGCGGTTGTACAGCCTTTTTTGACCCAGTCTTTGACTTCATCCGGTGAATATATTTTATGGAACTCCCACACTGGGCAGTTTTCTGGATCACCCGGATCATCTCGACGTACCCGAGCTGGATCCGTAGGCATCTTTCTGATTTTCTGCTCTACCGATTCACGTGGCTCTCTCATGGAAATAGCATTGCCATAAGACTTTGACATTTTCTGACCATCGAGGCCGGGCATCTTTGATACCGGCGTCAGTAAAGCCTTAGGCTCGGGTAAAATAACCTTGCCTGCACCGTCAAGATAACCGTAGAGACGCTCGCGGTCGTTTAGAGAAATATTAGCCTGAGATTCAACCAGCGCCTGTGCGGTTTCCAACGCTGAGTGGTCTCCCTCTTCCTGGAATTTTTTACGTAAGCTTTTGTATAATTTGGCGTTTTTCTTGCCCATTTTTTTAATTGCTTGCGTAACCTTTTCCTCAAAACCTGGTTCTTTACCGTAAAAGTGGTTAAATCGACGTGCCGCTTCCCTTGTCATCTCTACATGCGGAACCTGATCAGCACCCACAGGCACATTGCCCGCTCGATACACCAGAATATCAGCAGCCTGAAGTAGCGGATAACCTAAAAAACCATAGGTGGACAAGTCTTTGTTTTGCAGTTTTTCCTGCTGTTCTTTATAGGTCGGAACCCGCTCTAACCATCCAAGTGGCGTCGTCATTGACATCAGCAGATGTAGTTCTGCATGCTCTGGAACACGCGACTGTACAAAGATTGTCGAAGCGCTAGGGTTTATCCCAGCAGCTAACCAGTCAATCACAGTATCCCAGACGTATCCTTCTATTTGCGACGTGTCATCATAATTCGTAGTTAAAGCATGCCAGTCAGCAACCATGAAAAAGCACTCATACTCATGCTGCATCTGTGCCCAATTTTTTAAAACCCCGTGGTAATGCCCCAAATGTAAAGGTCCCGTAGGACGCATGCCTGAAAGAACGCGCTGCTGGCCAACTGATATAGAACTCAATGGATTTCCTTTGAAAATTTTTATAGAAAATACTTAAGACTGCCCATTATAACTATATAGCGCAAAAACGCTACGCCTGAATAGCCCCAAAAAATGGTCAAGAACTAAACATTTTAAATCACTTCGGATATACTGATTATGTCAATATTATAAAAAACACAAACAATAGGAAATAATAATGAAGCGAATAATCGCTCTTGCTATGGTGATAGCCATAGCCTTTTTAAGCGGCTGCACAACAAAACTACAAAACTTCTCTAATAACCAAAAGCTTGAACCAGACAACTCTAACGGTATTGTCGTTATTGCCTATGAGTCGGATACCGCTATTTATAGCCTGACGTTTTCAGGACCGGGCAACTACGAACTTGAGCATACACTTTATGATGACAATCATAACTTCGTTGTTACCAGCATACCCGCAGGTACTTATGATATCACCAAGGTCAAAATCATAAGTAAATACCAATACATCCCTTTGGGTACCAATGAAAAAGCTAATTGGAAGGTTAATATTGAGCCGAATAAGATCAATTATATAGGGCACTTCAATATTGAGAATGTTGGCAGAGGCTTCATAGTTCAAATAAAGAACAGCTCAACGATAGCAATGGAGTTTTTACAAAAGAATTTTCCCGATCTACTAGCGCGCTATCAGCTCACCTATTCCAAAGATGGCCCGGAGGATGCGTTCTTTGACTATATCAACAAACTGCAAGGGGGTAAGTAATGATAGTTCGGAATCTTATCCTGGGACTGGTCTTAGTTCTGTGCTCTTTGACAGCGAACTCAAGCCTCATTAAATCTAACGAAATATTTCACTCTGTCCAGTACAGAAATTTTGTTATTTCACCAGATGGTAATATTATTTTAGGTAACGCCTTTACTGATGGTAATCACCAATTATTCGCCTTTAACGCTGGCTCCAGCGATGGGTTAGAAATATTTAAACTCTCAAACTCAGGCAACAAGCACATTATAGACTTTGCCTGGATAGACAGCGATACGGCTTACATCAGCTATGTCGGCACCCTTGATAAAATATACACGCGTTTTATTGATTTCACTTTCAAGAACGATACTTTCGAAATTGATCACTTTACCGTTGAGGCTCATGGCCAGGTGATTAATACGATGTATGGACAAAAAGACAGGTTGCTGTTCTCTAAGCTTGATAGAGGTAACCGTAGGTATGAGCTTATTGAAATAGATTTAGCCCAGCTTAGAGGTTTGAAAAAACATAGTAAAAGAAATCATGTAAAGGTTTTTCGAACCTTCAAAAGCTTGAGCTATTTTCTAGATAACACTACATCTTTTTATGTTTCCGACGAAGACTATTCGTTAGAGATGATTGGTCAAACCTATGAAAACTATAACTCTTACTCAATATACGATAAAGCAAAGGATGAATGGCGAGAATTCTATCGCTCAACCGACAATTCTGGCTCGGACAGTCAGTCCAGACTGGACATTTTTAAGCCAGTAGCAAAACTTAATGAGCGGTATATTATAGCTTTGTCCAACCTAGGCAGAGATAAAGTGTCTGTTGTGAAATATGACACTATATTGAAAAAAGATATAGAGGTTTTGTATAGCTCAGAAAATTATGACTTAAAGAGCGCTACTTATAACCATAAAATGAACAAACTCACCGCGGTTTCATACGTTGAACGCGGGGTCACTAAACAGAAGTTTCTAGATAAGGTTGACCAGAAGCTTCAACAAAAACTAAACAACGAAATAGGTTTAGATTCAGTTTTTGTCATCAACCGTTCAAAAGATAATACCGATTTGGTCATCTATGCAAATGATGCTTCACATCCTGGCAAGTTTTACCATTACAGCGTAGAAAAAGATAAATTAAGATTTTTACAAAACGCAATGCCGGATCTTCATCCCTATAGTTTTGTTAAAGCACAACTACTGACTGTTGAAAATGAACTTAAAAGGACGGTTGAAGGGTTTTTATACCTTCCTGACAGCACAAAAAATAATCCTCTCGTCGTTATGCCCCATGGCGGGCCTATAGGGGTTCAGGATCGTAATGAATTTGATCGTGATATCCAGTTCTTGATTAATAGGGGCTATGCAGTTTTAACAGTAAATTTCCGAGGAAGCTCTGGATACGGGAAATCATACATGAATGCTGGTAGAGAGCAGTTTGGTCAAGGTATTGAAGCTGATATCCACTTGATGACCCAAAAAGCTTTTGAGTCGCCAGCAATCGACTCGAATAAAGCTTGTATCTATGGAAGCAGTTATGGTGGGTACTCCGCAGTAACTTCCACTATGCTCTACCCAAAGACCTACAAATGTGCCATTTCAGCATTTGGTGTTTTTGACTTACCTCTTCTTTATACCTCAACGAACCTGAATCATTCAGAAAAAGCGAAAGATGCTATCGGGTTTGTTGTTGGTGATATTGATACGGATTATGAACAGCTAAAAGCTAACTCTCCTTTGTATAAGGCTGAGAAGATTAAAGTGCCCATTCTTTTGTTCGCTGGATTAGAAGATGAAATAGCGACTGCTGAGCACAGCCGACGACTTGATTATGTCCTTAACAAACTAGACAAGACCGAGGTTACTTATCATGAGTATCCCAGATCTGGGCATGGACACTCAAACTGGCTTGGTGACATACACCAAAACCTTACTCTGGTAAATTTTCTTGATAAATATATTTCCCCTAAGAGGAATTATGATGATTCAGACAAGAAAGTCCTGGCGGGTGATAACTACAACCTCGCTATGATTTACTACAGTGGTTATTTCGTAAAAAAAGATAATGATAGAGCAATCAAGTATTTCCGTATTGCTCATGACTATGGTGATGAACGAGCAGCTAAATACTTAAGGCAATTGAACGTCTATGAAGATGTAAACTAAAAATTTACAATCAGCCCACAAAGATAAAAGCTTTAACTACCCTTTTATCTTTGTGGAACTATGTATTCATTATTCAAAAGATACTGTATCTCCGGCACCATGTCGCATAACTTCAGGATATCCTGAAGTTAAGTCAATAACGGTCGTAGGCTCATGCCCACAGTAGCCCCCATCAATAACGACATCAACGCGTCCATTTAATAGTTCATATATCTCAAATGGCTCCAGAACCTGCCCTTCTTCCTGCTGTGGCAGGATCAGACTGGTACTCATAAGCGGCTCGCCTAAGTCTTCCAGCAGAGCCTGCGTAATTGGCGTTTCTGGTACTCGGATACCAATAGTTTTCTTTTTAGGATGCTTTAGCCGGTTCGGCACTTCACCGGTGGCTCTTAGAATGAAGGTATAAGGGCCGGGTGTATTATTTTTAATTAATCGAAATGCCGCATTATCTACACGGGCGTAGGTTGCGAGTTCGGACAGGTCTTTACAGACCAGTGTAAAATTATGTTTTTTATCTAAATCACGTATGCGTCGAATTCGATCCAGCGCCGACTTATCACCAATATGACAGCCCAGTGCATAACCAGAGTCTGTAGGATATGCCACTAGAGCTCCCTGTCGTATCATTGCTACCACCTGACTAATTAGTCGAGGCTGCGGATTTTCATTATGTATTTCTATTAATTGGGTCATCACGACAACTCTATTTATTAACTCAAGACCAATCCGGAGACTGCCAGACAGGCGTAACGCTCTCAGGTAATGGCGCAAATTTTCCAAATAAAGCCCACGGCTTATCGGGAGAATGAAAGTCAGAGCCCTGAGAGGCATACAGCTCAAACTTACGGCACCAGTCAGCCAATAAGTTTTTTTGTCCAGGGTGAAGATTAGGGTAACAAACCTCAATACCCTTACCACCAATACTTTTAAAATGCTCTACTATCTGCTTCAATTTATTAGAGCCCATACCATAACGAGTAGGATGCGCCAGGACAGGAATACCTCCGGCTTGAATAATCATGGCGACAACATCCTCTATATCGAACCACTGATCTTTAACATAGGCTTTACCGCCCTGCGCCAGATACTGCTTAAAGGCATTGCCAAAGGTTTTAACTTCTCCCCTGTCCAGTAGGTATTGGGCTAAATGAGTTCGACAAACCATAGGCTGGCTGTCCAGCATGTATTCTATATCGGGGAGTGCGCCTCTTATTCCGCTTTTTTCCAACTTATGCGCCATCTCTAATGCACGCTGATGTCTTTTATTCTGAATATCTCTCAAAAACGAGGTTAAACCGGCATGCTGATAATCCACCTGCAGTCCAACGATGTGTAAAGTATCTTTTTTTCTACCTGCAGTTGCTGAAATTTCAACACCGGGGACCAGGTTTATGTCGAACCCTTCGGCCAGGCTCATACTCTCAGCAAGGCAATCGATTGAGTCATGATCGGTGATCGCCAGCTCATCGACGCCTCTTTCAGAGGCAAGCTTCAATAGCTCTGAAACGGTTAAGTCGCCGTCAGACGCTACTGTGTGGCAATGGAGATCTCTAAGCATCATAAATGTTTTAAATAATCGTTACCGTTAGTTTGCCTACCTTTTGCGATAAGGTAAACTTAGCAGGCAAAATAACAGGTAATTTTATGACATTTATTAAAGAAAACTATCCCATTGTTGGTTTTATTGCGGCGTATCTATTAACTAAGAACCTTATTCTAGCGGCGGCCATTTGGAGTGGCTTGACCTTGATACAGATGATTGCCCACTATTTCACCAAAAAAGAGCTTAAAACGAGCCATGTAGCCTTATTCTTTGTGGGCCTGGCTCTGGTTGCTCTGGCGTACTATTTTAATGATGATGATTTCATCAAGTGGAAAACCAGTATTGCCGTCTGGGCCGGTGCATTATTTATATTAATCAGGCAGTTAGCCTCTAAAAAATATGTCATTAAGGATTTGACCAAGTCGAGTGGCCTGATAAAAGACTCAGCGCCTGAGTCTTTGTTAGCCAAAACCAATTGGCTGTGGATTATAACGTTAGCCTCCTACGGTGGCCTTAACCTCTATATTGCTTTTAATTTCAGTACAGACTTTTGGTTTTACTTTAAACTCATCAGTATGTTTGTGTTACTCTTTGGCCTTCTGATCATCAGCATGATAATGCTCAAAGACCACTTGCATATTGAAGAAGAACAAAACCATCAGAAATAGGAAGTTCGCATGCTATATATGATTTACTCTGAAGATGTTGATAACTCTTTATCTTTGCGTGCAAAGGCTCGCCCTGATCACATACAGAGACTTGAAACTTTGAAAAATGAAGGGCGTTTGATTATGGCAGGTCCTTTGCCAGCTATAGACAGTAATGAACCTGGGGAGGCTGGCTTTACCGGGAGCCTGGTGGTCGCGGAATTCGAATCCCTTGAGTCTGCCCGAGATTGGGCTGATGCGGATCCCTATATCAAAGCAGGTGTCTATAAAAATGTCACCGTTAAACCTTACAAAAAAGTATTACCTTAACCCGACAGGTTGATTTCACTATGACACAACAAGCTCCTGACAATACAGTCCGTATTCAAAAGATGCACCAACGAATCTCTGAAGCGTTACAGCCAGAGCAGCTGGATATCATCGACGACAGCCACAAACACATCGGTCATGCTGGCGCCAAAGGTGGGCTTGGACATTTTACGGTAATTATCAAAAGCGACTTATTAGAAGGCAAAAGAATGATACAGCAACACCGCCTAATATATGATGCCTTAGGCGATATGATGCAAACAGATATTCATGCGCTAGCGATCAAAGTTATAAAGTAAGCAAGCAACCTTATGTCACTAAAAAAAGTTGCTGCTTTTGAACTGCCATGGCAGGCACACCTTTTTAAAGGCTTTCTTGAGTCAGAGGGTGTGCAGGCATATGTGGTTAACGAAGAGCATATTCGCCTTTATTGGCCTATCAGCAATGCCTTAGGCGGGGTTCGAGTGATGGTACATGCAGAAGACTTAGAACACGCCAAAAGCATATACCAGCAATATTTAGAAACCAGTTTTGAAGATAACCTTCAGCAAGAGTTCCCTGACTATGAAGTCACCAAGTGTGACTACTGCGGGTCAGAAGAATTAGAGCCGCTTTATAGTGGCACCAAGACACTCCTTTTTTTCCTGGCGATTGGCCCTGCTCCCGGCAAACTTATTGGCTATCGTTGTCTGGACTGCAATGCTAAGAATTCTTTATAAACACTACTGACTATCTGTAAATAAGAAAACATCATCATGTCCCTATATCTAAGCATTACAAAAGCTTTAGTTGGCTTTATAATCCTTTGCAGTAATATCGCCATGACTGCTACACAAACAACCGAGATTGCAGGCTATACCATTGAATATGAGCTGGCTGGAAAGGGCGACACCATTATTTTATTAGAAGCAGGCGGTTCAGCGGGGCTGGATGACTGGGATCCGGTTTATGACCAGCTAACCAAGCATGCCAAAGTTCTCCGTTACTCAAGAATTGGCAACGGTAACTCCAGTCCCTTAATAAAGAATTACAGCTCAGAAGAATATGCAGCAGAAGCAAAACTACTTTTAGAAGCACTCAATATTGATAGCCCTGTAGTTTATATCGCTCACTCCTATGGCGCTTACATTGCTCGAACCTTTGCCGCCACTTACCCTGAGAAAATTTCAGGTCTAATGCTAATAGAACCAGCTTCAGAGCATGATGTCGATATCATGCGAGAAATTGATCTTGCAAAAGCTGAAAAAGAAATCGCTCAGGTCAAACTCGACGACATGAAAAATGCTATGTCCAACCTTTTGGTCTAAACGTCCTTTACCAGACTACCCTGAGATTCCAGATATCCCCGTTACCGTTATAGCCTCCGTAAAAATCTATGAAGAGCCCCCTCTACTCTTTTTTACCGATAAAGCTCGAGAGATGTGGGGAGAGCTACACAAAGAATGGGCCGA
This window harbors:
- a CDS encoding segregation and condensation protein A, translated to MTESTGESNQEQNDTVEQKHPNPDHMQEEMPFALVDGEQVEEFPQDLYIPPDALEVFLEAFEGPLDLLLYLIKRQNLDILNIPIAHITEQYMEYVELMKSLQLELAAEYLVMAAMLAEIKSRVLLPRPEVEEDDEDDPRADLIRRLQEYEQFKQAAEDIDELPRMGRDVYSVSVKKPDMNIIKPEPEVDMKELMVALRDVLKRAEMFSSHQVKFEALSVRERMGKVLERVSAKSFTDFAKLFDPSEGRAGVVVTFLAIMELSKESLLEIIQADNYGPIHVRAKTDGSLEGEEDIDEVLAEVETTSDQA
- a CDS encoding tryptophan--tRNA ligase produces the protein MSSISVGQQRVLSGMRPTGPLHLGHYHGVLKNWAQMQHEYECFFMVADWHALTTNYDDTSQIEGYVWDTVIDWLAAGINPSASTIFVQSRVPEHAELHLLMSMTTPLGWLERVPTYKEQQEKLQNKDLSTYGFLGYPLLQAADILVYRAGNVPVGADQVPHVEMTREAARRFNHFYGKEPGFEEKVTQAIKKMGKKNAKLYKSLRKKFQEEGDHSALETAQALVESQANISLNDRERLYGYLDGAGKVILPEPKALLTPVSKMPGLDGQKMSKSYGNAISMREPRESVEQKIRKMPTDPARVRRDDPGDPENCPVWEFHKIYSPDEVKDWVKKGCTTAGIGCVECKQPVIDGVCAEQQQFVERAQEYVDSPEIVRNIVSEGCDRARDAAKETMDDVRQAMGLSYK
- a CDS encoding prolyl oligopeptidase family serine peptidase; its protein translation is MIVRNLILGLVLVLCSLTANSSLIKSNEIFHSVQYRNFVISPDGNIILGNAFTDGNHQLFAFNAGSSDGLEIFKLSNSGNKHIIDFAWIDSDTAYISYVGTLDKIYTRFIDFTFKNDTFEIDHFTVEAHGQVINTMYGQKDRLLFSKLDRGNRRYELIEIDLAQLRGLKKHSKRNHVKVFRTFKSLSYFLDNTTSFYVSDEDYSLEMIGQTYENYNSYSIYDKAKDEWREFYRSTDNSGSDSQSRLDIFKPVAKLNERYIIALSNLGRDKVSVVKYDTILKKDIEVLYSSENYDLKSATYNHKMNKLTAVSYVERGVTKQKFLDKVDQKLQQKLNNEIGLDSVFVINRSKDNTDLVIYANDASHPGKFYHYSVEKDKLRFLQNAMPDLHPYSFVKAQLLTVENELKRTVEGFLYLPDSTKNNPLVVMPHGGPIGVQDRNEFDRDIQFLINRGYAVLTVNFRGSSGYGKSYMNAGREQFGQGIEADIHLMTQKAFESPAIDSNKACIYGSSYGGYSAVTSTMLYPKTYKCAISAFGVFDLPLLYTSTNLNHSEKAKDAIGFVVGDIDTDYEQLKANSPLYKAEKIKVPILLFAGLEDEIATAEHSRRLDYVLNKLDKTEVTYHEYPRSGHGHSNWLGDIHQNLTLVNFLDKYISPKRNYDDSDKKVLAGDNYNLAMIYYSGYFVKKDNDRAIKYFRIAHDYGDERAAKYLRQLNVYEDVN
- a CDS encoding L-threonylcarbamoyladenylate synthase, with amino-acid sequence MTQLIEIHNENPQPRLISQVVAMIRQGALVAYPTDSGYALGCHIGDKSALDRIRRIRDLDKKHNFTLVCKDLSELATYARVDNAAFRLIKNNTPGPYTFILRATGEVPNRLKHPKKKTIGIRVPETPITQALLEDLGEPLMSTSLILPQQEEGQVLEPFEIYELLNGRVDVVIDGGYCGHEPTTVIDLTSGYPEVMRHGAGDTVSFE
- a CDS encoding PHP domain-containing protein, coding for MMLRDLHCHTVASDGDLTVSELLKLASERGVDELAITDHDSIDCLAESMSLAEGFDINLVPGVEISATAGRKKDTLHIVGLQVDYQHAGLTSFLRDIQNKRHQRALEMAHKLEKSGIRGALPDIEYMLDSQPMVCRTHLAQYLLDRGEVKTFGNAFKQYLAQGGKAYVKDQWFDIEDVVAMIIQAGGIPVLAHPTRYGMGSNKLKQIVEHFKSIGGKGIEVCYPNLHPGQKNLLADWCRKFELYASQGSDFHSPDKPWALFGKFAPLPESVTPVWQSPDWS
- a CDS encoding inner membrane-spanning protein YciB; the protein is MTFIKENYPIVGFIAAYLLTKNLILAAAIWSGLTLIQMIAHYFTKKELKTSHVALFFVGLALVALAYYFNDDDFIKWKTSIAVWAGALFILIRQLASKKYVIKDLTKSSGLIKDSAPESLLAKTNWLWIITLASYGGLNLYIAFNFSTDFWFYFKLISMFVLLFGLLIISMIMLKDHLHIEEEQNHQK
- a CDS encoding YciI family protein gives rise to the protein MLYMIYSEDVDNSLSLRAKARPDHIQRLETLKNEGRLIMAGPLPAIDSNEPGEAGFTGSLVVAEFESLESARDWADADPYIKAGVYKNVTVKPYKKVLP
- a CDS encoding BolA family protein, giving the protein MTQQAPDNTVRIQKMHQRISEALQPEQLDIIDDSHKHIGHAGAKGGLGHFTVIIKSDLLEGKRMIQQHRLIYDALGDMMQTDIHALAIKVIK
- a CDS encoding putative signal transducing protein; its protein translation is MSLKKVAAFELPWQAHLFKGFLESEGVQAYVVNEEHIRLYWPISNALGGVRVMVHAEDLEHAKSIYQQYLETSFEDNLQQEFPDYEVTKCDYCGSEELEPLYSGTKTLLFFLAIGPAPGKLIGYRCLDCNAKNSL